In Phocoena sinus isolate mPhoSin1 chromosome X, mPhoSin1.pri, whole genome shotgun sequence, a genomic segment contains:
- the LOC116747545 gene encoding protein NYNRIN-like has protein sequence MRGHQPGEDWQIDFTHMPRCKRFRYLLTHIDTFSGWIEAYPTIRETADTVASVLLEHIIPQFGLPGSIRSDNGPAFVSQVVQQVSEALQITWKLHIPYHPQASGKVERANGILKDHLTKLSLEVRVSWPDLLPLALTRIRASPQTPTGLSPFELLYGRPFLLHDLPTQSPPLASYLPYLSLLRRLLREHADRHLPTVTVSETSSLPLQPGDSVLLKELHPQSLKPRWTGPHTVILTTPTAAKLLGHPSWYRVSRLKMAPTPETWTALPLGPTRLRLVRHPVSPPAAPPATQDSPDVPMALPCPQDMAS, from the coding sequence ATGCGTGGACATCAGCCTGGTGAAGACTGGCAGATCGACTTTACCCATATGCCCCGCTGCAAACGCTTCCGATATCTGCTCACTCACATTGACACCTTTTCAGGTTGGATCGAGGCCTATCCAACAATTCGAGAAACGGCAGACACAGTCGCCAGCGTCCTGCTTGAACACATCATCCCCCAGTTTGGTCTGCCGGGCTCCATTCGGTCGGATAACGGACCCGCCTTTGTCTCTCAGGTGGTTCAACAGGTATCAGAGGCTCTCCAGATCACCTGGAAACTCCACATCCCCTACCACCCCCAAGCATCTGGTAAGGTTGAACGCGCCAATGGGATCTTAAAAGACCACCTCACCAAACTGTCCCTTGAGGTCCGTGTCTCATGGCCCGACCTGCTTCCTCTAGCCCTTACCCGAATCCGAGCCTCACCTCAGACTCCTACTGGCCTCAGTCCATTTGAACTACTTTACGGCcgccctttcctccttcacgacCTACCAACCCAGAGTCCACCCCTAGCCTCCTACCTTCCCTACCTCTCCCTGCTTCGCCGTCTTCTCCGCGAACACGCTGACCGTCATCTACCGACAGTGACTGTCTCTGaaacttcctctctccctctacaACCCGGCGATAGCGTCCTCCTCAAAGAATTACACCCTCAATCTCTCAAGCCACGGTGGACAGGCCCCCATACGGTGATCCTCACCACTCCCACGGCAGCTAAACTCCTGGGACACCCTTCCTGGTACCGTGTTTCCCGCCTTAAAATGGCCCCAACTCCAGAGACTTGGACGGCCCTACCGCTGGGTCCCACGAGATTACGGCTTGTCCGTCACCCTGTCTCTCCTCCTGCTGCTCCTCCTGCCACCCAGGACTCACCAGATGTCCCTATGGCGCTTCCATGTCCACAGGACATGGCAAGCTAA